The Streptomyces sp. NBC_01775 genome includes a region encoding these proteins:
- a CDS encoding MHYT domain-containing protein: protein MQSAAGVPVDSFSYGLVTPVLAYGMACLGSALGLRCTVRALGLRGGAPTGSERAGWLLLGSLAIGTGIFTMHFIAMMGFTARGVEIQYDLLTTYASLAVAVAVVGAGVFLVGHRGRTVPALLGGGVITGLGVAAMHYLGMASMRMPGSLVYDLPTVLLSIAIAVVAATAALWFATSVKVLGAALGAAMIMGVAVCGMHFTAMRAVSVHSHDTDAAVDGTSAIATVMPILIGPVLLLLFVGLFVSLDPMVQRDGKRGWGSRPGEGSGEKLEWTPFER from the coding sequence ATGCAGAGCGCAGCCGGTGTGCCGGTCGACAGTTTTTCCTACGGACTGGTGACACCCGTTCTGGCCTACGGGATGGCGTGTCTGGGCAGTGCGCTGGGACTCAGATGCACGGTGCGCGCGCTGGGCCTGCGCGGCGGGGCCCCGACCGGCTCCGAGCGCGCCGGGTGGCTGCTGCTGGGCTCGCTCGCGATCGGCACCGGCATCTTCACCATGCACTTCATCGCGATGATGGGCTTCACCGCACGCGGAGTCGAGATCCAGTACGACCTCCTCACCACCTACGCGAGTCTGGCCGTCGCGGTGGCCGTCGTCGGGGCCGGGGTCTTCCTCGTCGGACACCGGGGACGCACAGTGCCGGCCCTGCTCGGCGGCGGCGTCATCACCGGACTGGGCGTCGCCGCCATGCACTACCTCGGGATGGCGAGCATGCGCATGCCAGGCAGCCTCGTCTACGACCTGCCGACCGTCCTGCTCTCCATCGCGATCGCCGTGGTCGCCGCGACGGCAGCCTTGTGGTTCGCCACGTCCGTGAAGGTCCTCGGCGCGGCCCTGGGCGCCGCGATGATCATGGGGGTGGCCGTCTGCGGCATGCACTTCACCGCGATGCGCGCGGTCTCCGTCCACTCCCACGACACCGACGCCGCCGTGGACGGCACCTCCGCCATCGCCACCGTGATGCCGATCCTCATCGGTCCCGTCCTGTTGCTGCTGTTCGTCGGCCTTTTCGTGAGCCTTGACCCGATGGTGCAGCGCGACGGCAAGCGTGGCTGGGGCAGCAGGCCGGGGGAGGGCTCCGGTGAGAAGCTGGAGTGGACGCCGTTCGAACGCTGA
- a CDS encoding tetratricopeptide repeat protein, whose translation MTAALSVAYSGLTAEQARLYRLLGLFPGPSLDIGIAVCVAGAAPETTEDLLDTLEDAALLEWDEEAGRYRLPEAARPHARECALHEESEQEREAVLERCVDYYVTGAAFADLAVLGAARLRVGGEAAHRPGAFDPFDAPGRDRAARRRAALAWLAAERRDALAVLRAAAEHGGMARQVWQLAESLTALYLHHRHVDDWRVCCDLGIEAAVTEGEPEAEARLRALLSRPLLDAGEEGRARAELDSALALAGLADDRQLRAGVHVADGHYWLAREPRRAIAAYERALALNEQAGQDRATAVVDYYLGQALSVAGELGQARTLLEDAHQRLRELEDDRTAGRALAALGRVYDAQGEQDAAQEAYENAVRMLRENQAAHYEARALEDWAGLDQRAGRAQEARERLLRALEIHETVGGPRAESVRRRLAEQPPAPPAHSPSRT comes from the coding sequence GTGACCGCAGCTCTGTCCGTCGCGTATTCGGGCCTCACCGCTGAGCAGGCCAGGCTCTACCGGCTGCTCGGGCTGTTCCCCGGGCCCAGCCTCGACATCGGGATCGCCGTCTGCGTGGCGGGAGCCGCGCCCGAGACCACCGAGGACCTCCTCGACACGTTGGAGGACGCCGCACTCCTGGAGTGGGACGAGGAGGCCGGCCGCTACCGCCTTCCCGAGGCAGCGCGCCCGCACGCCCGCGAGTGCGCTCTGCACGAGGAGAGCGAGCAGGAGCGCGAGGCGGTGCTGGAGCGCTGCGTCGACTACTACGTCACCGGTGCCGCCTTCGCGGACCTGGCCGTGCTGGGTGCGGCCCGGCTGCGGGTCGGCGGCGAAGCGGCCCACCGCCCCGGCGCCTTCGACCCGTTCGACGCGCCCGGCAGGGACCGCGCCGCCCGGCGGCGCGCCGCACTCGCCTGGCTGGCCGCCGAGCGCCGGGACGCGCTCGCCGTACTGCGCGCCGCCGCCGAACACGGCGGCATGGCCCGGCAGGTGTGGCAGCTTGCCGAATCCCTCACCGCGCTCTACCTGCACCACCGTCATGTGGACGACTGGCGGGTCTGCTGCGACCTGGGCATCGAGGCAGCCGTCACCGAGGGGGAGCCGGAGGCCGAGGCCCGGCTCCGGGCCCTGCTCTCGCGTCCCTTGCTGGACGCGGGGGAAGAGGGACGGGCGCGCGCCGAGCTGGACAGCGCGCTCGCGCTCGCCGGCCTGGCGGACGACCGGCAGCTGCGCGCCGGTGTGCACGTCGCCGACGGCCACTACTGGCTGGCCCGCGAACCCCGTCGCGCCATAGCCGCCTACGAGCGTGCCCTCGCGCTCAACGAGCAGGCCGGCCAGGACAGGGCCACCGCCGTCGTCGACTACTACCTCGGCCAGGCGCTGAGTGTGGCCGGTGAACTCGGCCAGGCCCGGACCCTGCTGGAGGACGCCCACCAGCGCTTGCGCGAGTTGGAGGACGACCGAACGGCGGGCCGTGCCCTCGCGGCGCTGGGACGGGTGTACGACGCGCAGGGCGAGCAGGACGCCGCTCAGGAGGCGTACGAGAACGCTGTCCGGATGCTGCGTGAAAACCAGGCGGCCCACTATGAGGCGCGGGCGCTTGAGGACTGGGCCGGGCTCGACCAGCGCGCGGGGCGCGCCCAGGAGGCGCGCGAGCGGCTGCTGCGGGCTCTGGAGATCCACGAGACCGTCGGCGGCCCGCGCGCGGAGAGCGTCCGCCGCCGGCTGGCGGAACAGCCGCCGGCGCCGCCGGCTCACTCCCCGTCGCGGACGTAG
- a CDS encoding class I SAM-dependent methyltransferase — translation MPHDATSHGGPRARARAGSRARQGLSSPERLRHTLLHPARLAPYARRMMRDWWLRRGAHGDHITFYRGVMRSDVARNPNAAVGTPTQERWEAVGELQFSYLRSHGLQPSHRLLEIGCGNLRAGWRFIDYLAPGHYYGLDISPDILFAAQRVLASRGLQGKLPHLTLVDDMRLAHLPEGHFDMAHAHSVFSHSPPQVIEECLSHIPRVLKPGGFFDFTYNRTDGEEHHVLHEDFYYRPATLIALAESQGLLAATMDDWDELPHRQSKIRATLPRAYVRDGE, via the coding sequence ATGCCTCACGACGCCACTTCCCACGGCGGACCGCGCGCCCGCGCACGCGCCGGTTCCCGCGCCCGCCAGGGGCTCTCCTCTCCGGAGCGGCTGCGGCACACGCTGCTGCACCCGGCGCGCCTGGCCCCCTACGCACGGCGGATGATGCGGGACTGGTGGCTGCGGCGCGGCGCGCACGGCGACCACATCACCTTCTACCGGGGTGTGATGCGCTCGGACGTGGCCCGGAATCCGAACGCGGCCGTGGGCACCCCCACCCAGGAACGCTGGGAGGCAGTGGGCGAGTTGCAGTTCAGCTACCTGCGGTCGCACGGACTTCAGCCCTCGCACCGGCTGCTGGAGATCGGATGCGGGAATCTGCGCGCCGGATGGCGGTTCATCGACTACCTCGCGCCGGGGCACTACTACGGCCTCGACATCTCACCCGACATCCTGTTCGCGGCCCAGCGGGTGCTGGCCTCGCGCGGACTCCAGGGGAAGCTGCCGCACCTGACGCTCGTGGACGACATGCGTCTGGCACACCTCCCGGAGGGGCACTTCGACATGGCGCACGCGCACAGCGTCTTCTCGCACTCCCCACCGCAGGTGATCGAGGAGTGCCTCAGCCACATCCCCCGCGTCCTGAAGCCGGGCGGATTCTTCGACTTCACGTACAACAGGACGGACGGCGAGGAACACCACGTCCTGCACGAGGACTTCTACTACCGGCCCGCCACGCTCATCGCGCTCGCCGAGTCCCAGGGGCTGCTGGCCGCGACGATGGACGACTGGGACGAACTGCCGCACCGGCAGTCGAAGATCCGCGCCACGCTGCCCCGCGCCTACGTCCGCGACGGGGAGTGA
- a CDS encoding methylated-DNA--[protein]-cysteine S-methyltransferase, whose translation MTDAPVEPVNETPGAVSCAWTVRDTPIGPLLLAATGEGLVNVVFHARGHVLDQALARLSGRFEDTSPLDGAAPAEAPPSSPAAHLDSVGRELTGYFDGAAVPFTVPLDWSLTGGFHERVLRELAESVPYGTTVGYQDLAVRVGEPGAARAVGVAMGANPLPVVVPCHRVLESSGGIGGFGGGLETKRTLLTLEGVLPEPLF comes from the coding sequence ATGACTGACGCGCCGGTGGAGCCGGTGAACGAGACGCCCGGTGCGGTGTCCTGCGCCTGGACGGTGCGGGACACCCCCATCGGCCCGCTGCTGCTGGCGGCCACCGGAGAGGGTCTGGTCAACGTCGTCTTCCATGCGCGGGGACACGTTCTCGACCAGGCCCTCGCGCGGCTCTCGGGCCGCTTCGAAGACACCTCACCCCTCGACGGGGCGGCACCCGCCGAGGCCCCGCCCTCGTCGCCCGCCGCGCACCTGGACAGCGTGGGAAGAGAGCTGACCGGCTACTTCGACGGGGCGGCCGTCCCCTTCACGGTCCCGCTGGACTGGTCGCTGACCGGCGGGTTCCACGAGCGGGTGCTGCGCGAGCTGGCCGAATCGGTGCCGTACGGCACGACCGTCGGATATCAGGATCTCGCCGTCCGGGTCGGGGAGCCCGGCGCGGCCCGCGCGGTGGGCGTCGCCATGGGGGCCAACCCGCTGCCGGTCGTCGTCCCCTGCCACCGCGTCCTGGAGAGCTCAGGCGGCATAGGCGGCTTCGGGGGCGGTCTGGAGACCAAGCGCACGCTGCTGACGCTGGAGGGGGTGCTGCCGGAGCCGCTCTTCTGA
- a CDS encoding SWIM zinc finger family protein produces the protein MSGPESPLGRWGEAWVRALEETALDTARLERGRAYARDGGVAGVRVERGRITAYVYGSRPRPYRAELRLPVLTPAQWDTFLDTAAEQPAWVAALLDGEVPHEVATQAEAAGARLLPGPGDLLPTCTCPDRGRPCKHVAALCYEVAAQLDADPFTLLLARGMPKPDVQTRLHRRARRHGQAHGEADPRSLRSPWSSRNPRATRTSAEGPRGSGGVRGARAGTPGTGGDAGVAESPAGAGREEAGDTCAGAEASARSGEADSDPSAGTAGTGKEAARAAARRARTGNAETDGGASGASASQAGARARAVGKDEGGGVAGSRSGVTDAGAAAAQVARMAARRARGGGAGVGAGGASARSGAVGTGAAGPGTGAAREDGRGARSRDAEESGPGSGAGEPGQGEGGEASPAPVLRSGGGFVPATEALAASVRPPLPEPLPALEGPGEPGPFPDVPGGPSPDGLAFLAMDAATRAHRALTARTAPPAPPAPPARTAPTAPSADPLTELSMEHDIIRLAATHPRLTGRRTLSPLFAGLARTAGCTAPELARAAAAWRQGEAAGLTVLEEDWDPPAGDFDRARSILAAAGISVSIRRNHLTHTTRLLQLRYGPDGRWYPYRADSEDGEWWPEGPSAADPLTAMSAALGEG, from the coding sequence GTGAGCGGCCCGGAGTCCCCGCTCGGGCGGTGGGGCGAGGCGTGGGTGCGCGCGCTGGAGGAGACCGCGCTGGATACGGCACGCCTGGAGCGGGGGCGCGCCTACGCGCGCGACGGAGGAGTGGCCGGAGTGCGCGTGGAGCGCGGACGGATCACCGCGTACGTGTACGGCAGCCGGCCCCGCCCGTACCGCGCCGAGCTGCGGCTGCCCGTGCTGACGCCGGCGCAGTGGGACACCTTCCTGGACACGGCGGCGGAGCAGCCGGCGTGGGTGGCCGCGCTGTTGGACGGTGAGGTCCCCCACGAGGTGGCAACCCAGGCCGAAGCCGCCGGCGCCCGCCTCCTCCCCGGCCCCGGCGACCTGCTCCCCACCTGCACCTGCCCCGACAGAGGCCGCCCCTGCAAACACGTAGCGGCCCTCTGCTACGAGGTGGCGGCCCAGTTGGACGCCGACCCCTTCACCCTCCTGCTGGCCCGGGGAATGCCGAAGCCCGACGTCCAGACCCGCCTGCACCGCCGCGCGCGCCGCCACGGGCAGGCCCACGGCGAGGCGGACCCACGGAGCTTGCGGAGCCCGTGGAGCTCACGAAACCCGCGTGCGACGCGCACGAGCGCGGAGGGCCCGCGGGGTTCGGGGGGTGTGCGAGGCGCGCGGGCCGGGACGCCGGGCACGGGCGGGGACGCCGGTGTGGCGGAGTCACCTGCCGGTGCGGGGCGCGAAGAGGCGGGGGACACGTGTGCCGGGGCGGAAGCTTCCGCACGCAGTGGCGAGGCGGATTCGGACCCGAGCGCCGGTACGGCCGGCACGGGCAAGGAGGCGGCGCGGGCGGCTGCGAGGCGCGCGCGTACCGGGAACGCGGAAACAGATGGAGGCGCGTCGGGAGCGAGCGCGAGTCAGGCGGGAGCGCGTGCGCGGGCGGTCGGCAAGGACGAGGGCGGTGGTGTGGCGGGGTCGCGTTCTGGTGTGACGGATGCCGGGGCTGCCGCTGCGCAGGTGGCGCGGATGGCTGCGAGGCGTGCGCGTGGTGGGGGCGCGGGTGTTGGTGCGGGGGGTGCGAGCGCGCGTTCGGGCGCGGTGGGCACGGGTGCGGCGGGGCCAGGCACCGGTGCGGCACGTGAGGACGGGCGAGGTGCGCGTTCGCGGGACGCGGAGGAGAGCGGCCCCGGGTCCGGGGCCGGGGAGCCGGGTCAGGGGGAGGGAGGCGAGGCCTCTCCGGCTCCCGTCCTGCGGTCCGGTGGGGGCTTCGTGCCGGCCACGGAGGCGCTTGCCGCCTCCGTACGGCCCCCGTTGCCCGAGCCGCTGCCCGCGCTGGAGGGGCCCGGGGAACCCGGCCCGTTCCCCGACGTTCCGGGCGGGCCCAGCCCGGACGGCCTCGCGTTCCTGGCGATGGACGCGGCAACCCGCGCGCACCGGGCACTCACCGCACGCACCGCACCCCCCGCACCCCCCGCACCCCCCGCACGCACCGCACCCACTGCCCCAAGCGCGGACCCGCTGACCGAACTGTCGATGGAGCACGACATCATCCGGCTCGCGGCCACTCACCCCCGGCTGACCGGCCGCCGCACCCTCTCCCCCCTATTCGCCGGCCTCGCCCGCACGGCGGGGTGCACCGCGCCGGAGCTGGCGCGGGCCGCGGCGGCGTGGCGGCAGGGCGAGGCGGCGGGGCTCACCGTGCTGGAGGAGGACTGGGATCCGCCCGCCGGTGACTTCGACCGGGCCCGCAGCATCCTGGCCGCCGCCGGGATATCCGTGTCCATCCGCCGTAACCACCTCACCCACACCACCCGCCTCCTTCAGCTCCGCTATGGTCCGGACGGCCGCTGGTACCCCTACCGCGCGGACAGCGAGGACGGTGAGTGGTGGCCCGAAGGCCCGTCCGCCGCCGATCCGTTGACCGCCATGTCGGCGGCGCTTGGGGAGGGGTAG
- a CDS encoding MFS transporter, with protein sequence MAGPLPDGISDPLPAGGLAAVRRRVQSTLVVSQILGGLGVATAVALAPMLAEDIGGSEAVAGLASTASVIGTALLSLPFAALMARHGRRMGLTTAYAVAALGGLVVVAAATAGSFPLLLVGMAAFGAGNSANLQARFAAADLAEPAHRARAISTVVWATTIGAVLGPNIAAPAGKSVAWLGVPEAAGPFLWGTGVFLVAGLLMHMMLRPDPLLTARALARAGGTEEGSGGERSLRAGLAAVTASPSARVALTAIAGTHTVMVSVMVMTPVDLGGHGAGVELIGLVISGHIMGMYAFSPLMGTLADRVGRLSVILAGVALLACATALAGTANGHHAQSAAGLFLLGLGWSAGLVAGSALLTDSVPQPARAAVQGLSDLIMNSAAGIGGALSGLVVAQAGYGWLNVLAAATLVPVAALTLLSVVRRRK encoded by the coding sequence ATGGCCGGGCCCCTTCCCGACGGCATATCCGACCCCCTCCCCGCCGGAGGTCTGGCGGCGGTGCGACGCCGGGTCCAGAGCACGCTCGTGGTCAGCCAGATCCTCGGGGGCCTCGGGGTCGCCACAGCCGTCGCGCTGGCCCCGATGCTGGCCGAGGACATCGGCGGGTCCGAGGCGGTCGCGGGCCTCGCCTCCACGGCCTCGGTGATCGGGACAGCGCTGCTCTCGTTGCCCTTCGCCGCGCTCATGGCCAGGCACGGCCGACGGATGGGCCTGACCACGGCGTACGCGGTGGCCGCCCTGGGCGGGCTCGTCGTCGTGGCAGCCGCGACGGCGGGGAGCTTCCCGCTGCTGCTGGTGGGGATGGCGGCGTTCGGCGCGGGAAACTCCGCGAACCTCCAGGCGCGGTTCGCCGCCGCCGACCTGGCAGAGCCCGCTCACCGCGCGCGAGCGATCTCGACGGTCGTGTGGGCGACCACCATCGGCGCCGTGCTGGGGCCGAACATCGCGGCTCCCGCCGGGAAGTCCGTCGCCTGGCTGGGGGTGCCCGAAGCTGCGGGTCCCTTCCTGTGGGGCACGGGCGTCTTCCTGGTGGCGGGGCTGCTGATGCACATGATGCTGCGGCCCGACCCACTGCTGACGGCGCGCGCCCTGGCCCGTGCGGGCGGCACCGAGGAGGGCTCTGGAGGCGAGCGGTCGCTGCGCGCGGGGCTGGCCGCGGTCACCGCCTCCCCCTCCGCGCGCGTGGCGCTGACCGCCATCGCCGGTACGCACACCGTCATGGTGTCGGTGATGGTGATGACGCCTGTCGACCTGGGCGGGCACGGCGCCGGAGTGGAGCTGATCGGGCTGGTGATCAGCGGGCACATCATGGGCATGTACGCGTTCTCACCGCTCATGGGGACTCTCGCGGACCGCGTCGGACGGCTCAGCGTGATTCTGGCGGGCGTGGCACTGCTGGCCTGTGCGACGGCGCTGGCGGGCACGGCGAACGGCCATCACGCGCAGTCCGCCGCGGGGCTGTTCCTGCTCGGCCTCGGCTGGTCGGCCGGGCTGGTGGCGGGATCGGCGCTGCTCACCGACTCGGTGCCACAGCCCGCACGCGCCGCCGTACAGGGCCTCTCGGACCTGATCATGAACTCCGCCGCGGGGATCGGCGGGGCCCTCTCCGGGCTGGTCGTCGCCCAGGCCGGCTACGGCTGGCTGAACGTCCTGGCCGCGGCGACGCTGGTGCCGGTGGCCGCGCTGACGCTGCTGTCCGTGGTGCGGCGACGGAAGTGA
- a CDS encoding glycerophosphodiester phosphodiesterase translates to MSIRPLTATATTAGALLGMSALFLTVTPTATAAENTAAPTRSGQAPGAAAGTAQRDPLPVAHRGASAYAPENTLAAVDKARQLGIEWVENDVQRTKDGELVVIHDTTLSRTTDVEQRFPDRAPWNVSDFTAKEIKSLDAGSWFSKEFEGEKIPTLDEYLARVTKNGQELLLELKAPELYPGIERQTLGELRQKGWLNRHHTKNKLIIQSFNADAVAAVHQDKPEVKTGFLGTPKVSELESYAKFADQINPTHTDVSKEYVDAVHDVKGPHHRRLEVFTWTVNDAETAKKVAGAGVDGIISNKPDVVRDAAKDSAAPAN, encoded by the coding sequence ATGTCGATACGCCCACTGACTGCGACCGCCACCACTGCCGGTGCGCTGCTGGGTATGAGCGCGCTCTTCCTCACCGTCACCCCGACCGCCACGGCGGCCGAAAACACCGCGGCACCGACGAGATCCGGCCAGGCGCCGGGGGCGGCGGCCGGCACAGCCCAGCGCGACCCCCTCCCGGTGGCGCACCGGGGAGCGTCCGCCTACGCGCCGGAGAACACGCTCGCCGCCGTCGACAAGGCCCGCCAGCTCGGCATCGAGTGGGTCGAGAACGATGTGCAGCGCACCAAGGACGGCGAGCTGGTCGTCATACACGACACGACGCTCTCCCGTACGACGGACGTCGAACAGCGCTTCCCCGACCGCGCCCCCTGGAACGTCTCCGACTTCACGGCCAAGGAGATCAAGTCGCTGGACGCCGGGAGCTGGTTCAGCAAGGAATTCGAGGGCGAGAAGATCCCCACCCTGGACGAGTACCTCGCGCGGGTCACCAAGAACGGCCAGGAGCTGCTCCTGGAGCTGAAAGCACCCGAGCTCTACCCGGGCATCGAGCGCCAGACGCTCGGCGAGCTGCGGCAGAAGGGCTGGCTCAACCGGCACCACACCAAGAACAAGCTGATAATCCAGAGCTTCAACGCCGACGCCGTCGCGGCGGTCCACCAGGACAAGCCCGAGGTCAAGACGGGCTTCCTGGGCACGCCGAAGGTGAGCGAGCTGGAGTCCTACGCGAAGTTCGCGGACCAGATAAACCCGACCCACACCGACGTCAGCAAGGAGTACGTGGACGCCGTCCACGACGTCAAGGGCCCCCACCACCGCCGGCTGGAGGTGTTCACCTGGACGGTGAACGACGCGGAGACCGCGAAGAAGGTCGCCGGGGCGGGTGTGGACGGCATCATCTCCAACAAGCCGGACGTGGTCCGGGACGCGGCGAAGGACTCCGCGGCCCCGGCGAACTGA
- a CDS encoding type II toxin-antitoxin system PemK/MazF family toxin, with product MSHVRDEGQDAAGFGGAPDEEGFPGRYGPSATVEVDPRSVGPVRTAYAPDPDGDPDPGEIVWTWVPYEEGDGRGKDRPVLIVAREGGGEQPERGGGSRQGVVLAVQLTSREHHGDQEWLPLGSGPWDREGRDSWVGIDRVLRLRPGGMRREACALDRARFQAVVHRLQQVYGWR from the coding sequence ATGAGTCATGTGCGCGACGAAGGACAGGATGCCGCGGGATTCGGCGGTGCTCCGGATGAAGAGGGTTTTCCCGGGCGGTACGGCCCCAGCGCGACCGTCGAGGTCGACCCCCGCTCTGTTGGCCCCGTACGGACGGCATACGCGCCCGACCCGGACGGCGACCCGGATCCCGGCGAGATCGTATGGACGTGGGTGCCCTACGAGGAGGGCGACGGCAGGGGCAAGGACAGGCCGGTCCTGATCGTCGCGCGCGAGGGCGGCGGGGAGCAGCCGGAGCGCGGGGGCGGGAGCCGGCAAGGGGTCGTCCTCGCCGTACAACTCACCTCCCGTGAACACCACGGCGACCAGGAGTGGCTGCCGCTCGGCTCGGGTCCGTGGGACCGCGAGGGCCGGGACTCCTGGGTCGGGATCGACCGGGTGCTGCGCCTGCGACCCGGCGGCATGCGCCGCGAGGCATGCGCCCTGGACCGCGCCCGCTTCCAGGCCGTCGTGCACCGTCTCCAGCAGGTGTACGGCTGGCGCTGA
- a CDS encoding PIG-L deacetylase family protein, producing MPEGWTRALAVVAHPDDLEYGVAAGIAEWTARGKQISYLLATRGEAGIDSMDPAEAARVREDEQRASAAAVGVTDVRFLDHRDGVLQEGPALRSDIASVIRAARPELVITVNHRDTWGGAPGSPWNTPDHRALGRSVLDAVGDAGNRWIFTEQLKKDGVQPWGGVRWVAVAASPAVTHAVEVGEEAARKGLASLLEHHAYITALTDEDPETYARSIVNRALDMYGQSYGGRRAVAFELHPC from the coding sequence ATGCCCGAGGGCTGGACCCGGGCTCTGGCGGTCGTGGCCCACCCCGACGACCTGGAGTACGGCGTGGCCGCCGGCATCGCGGAGTGGACAGCGCGCGGCAAACAGATCAGCTATCTCCTCGCGACCAGGGGAGAAGCGGGCATCGACAGCATGGATCCCGCCGAGGCCGCACGGGTGCGCGAGGACGAGCAGCGCGCGAGCGCCGCCGCCGTCGGCGTCACCGACGTGCGGTTCCTGGACCACCGCGACGGGGTCCTGCAAGAGGGCCCCGCGCTGCGTTCGGACATCGCGTCCGTCATCCGCGCCGCCCGGCCCGAACTGGTCATCACGGTGAACCACCGCGACACCTGGGGCGGCGCCCCCGGCAGCCCCTGGAACACCCCCGACCACCGTGCGCTGGGCCGCTCCGTACTGGATGCCGTCGGGGACGCGGGCAACCGCTGGATCTTCACCGAACAGCTGAAGAAGGACGGCGTCCAGCCGTGGGGCGGCGTCCGGTGGGTGGCCGTGGCCGCCTCGCCCGCCGTGACCCACGCCGTGGAGGTCGGCGAGGAGGCGGCACGCAAGGGCCTCGCCTCGCTGCTGGAGCACCACGCCTACATCACCGCGCTCACCGACGAGGACCCGGAGACCTACGCACGCTCGATCGTGAACCGCGCGCTGGACATGTACGGCCAGAGCTACGGAGGCCGCCGGGCGGTCGCCTTCGAACTGCACCCTTGCTGA